The proteins below come from a single Corylus avellana chromosome ca3, CavTom2PMs-1.0 genomic window:
- the LOC132176464 gene encoding ubiquitin carboxyl-terminal hydrolase 21 isoform X4, with protein sequence MAILLFLQRHLVFIAFSPFILYRRYQAIYGCRACKSRQHMLYQCRLAMLYAYCATCPGGSEGFCVLCALIDHVERSLASSGGVISPLKLVDNLNHISSFFQRYQQEDAHEFLQCFLDKLERCCLDLNIKDKTLLPQDNNLVERVFGGRLVSKLRCCNCGHSSDTYEPLIDLSLEIEDVDTLPSALESFTKVEKIEDSETKFTCENCKEEVLVEKQFMLDQAPSVAAFHLKRFKTDGSFVEKVDKHVQFPLELDLQPFTTGSQHNNVELKYNLYAIVVHIGFSSTSGHYFCFIRSSPATWHRLDDSKVTSVAEEFVLSQEAYILFYAREGTPWFSSLMEAQKPLFDPNIFNTSPKSVLDNADSVCASYPSVAGIINCDANESRNAAEGNSSMFSCGSRQEGVEVNEARDAAAGSSGYLSCRSKQDELRSNDPKDGTPMDYTSTQLGAHTRCDGSYNDEKLCTTSSLGGNSCQKGIDEVKDDGFHSLTPPGSPSPDKASLASPGVTYHIPRNHLKKEKQVSCKKQLNKALEDSDSERREAVRYLSKSAPHGRNTKLLAAVLGSHSDGPLNKRKRMVSSPCKKTSTPSARRKPNHGSIMQPVAAAIFR encoded by the exons ATGGCCATCTTGCTCTTCCTCCAGAGGCACCTGGTCTTCATCGCCTTCAGCCCTTTCATTCTCTATCGGCGATATCAAGCCATCTATG GGTGCAGGGCTTGCAAATCTAGGCAACACATGCTTTATCAATGCCGTCTTGCAATGCTTTACGCATACTGTGCCACTTGTCCAG GTGGCAGCGAAGGGTTCTGTGTTCTTTGTGCTCTCATTGACCATGTTGAACGGTCCTTAGCTTCTTCTGGAGGGGTTATTTCACCTTTGAAACTTGTCGATAATTTGAACC ATATATCATCTTTTTTTCAGAGATACCAGCAGGAAGATGCCCATGAATTTTTGCAATGCTTTTTAGATAAACTTGAGAGGTGTTGTTTGGATTTGAATATAAAGGATAAGACTCTGTTACCCCAAGATAATAACCTTGTGGAAAGGGTTTTTGGAGGCCGTCTTGTAAGTAAG CTTCGATGTTGCAATTGTGGACACTCTTCCGACACATATGAGCCTCTGATAGACCTGAGTTTGGAGATTGAAGACGTGGACACTCTTCCAAGTGCTTTGGAGTCTTTTACCAAAGTGGAAAAGATTGAAGATTCAGAGACAAAGTTTACATGTGAGAACTGCAAGGAAGAAGTGTTGGTGGAGAAGCAGTTTATGCTGGACCAGGCTCCTTCAGTTGCTGCATTCCATTTGAAAAGATTCAAAACTGATGGGTCCTTTGTTGAGAAGGTTGACAAGCATGTGCAATTCCCTTTGGAGTTGGATTTGCAGCCCTTCACCACTGGCAGTCAGCACAATAAT GTGGAATTGAAGTATAACCTGTATGCAATTGTTGTGCATATTGGGTTTTCATCTACTTCTGGGCATTACTTCTGCTTCATTCGTTCCTCCCCAGCAACATGGCATAGGTTGGATGACTCGAAG GTCACTAGTGTTGCAGAAGAGTTTGTGCTATCTCAGGAGGCCTACATTCTGTTCTATGCAAGGGAGGGTACACCCTGGTTTTCAAGTTTAATGGAAGCACAAAAGCCATTATTTGATCCAAACATATTCAATACATCTCCTAAGTCAGTTCTGGATAATGCGGATAGTGTCTGTGCTTCATATCCTAGCGTGGCTGGCATTATTAATTGTGATGCCAATGAATCCAGAAATGCTGCTGAGGGAAATTCTTCTATGTTCTCCTGTGGATCAAGACAAGAAGGGGTTGAGGTCAATGAAGCTAGAGATGCTGCTGCTGGGAGTTCTGGATATTTATCATGCAGATCAAAGCAAGATGAACTGAGGTCCAATGACCCTAAAGATGGTACTCCCATGGATTACACTTCAACACAACTTGGGGCTCATACTCGCTGTGATGGATCTTACAATGATGAGAAATTGTGCACTACATCCTCCCTTGGGGGAAATAGCTGCCAAAAGGGCATTGATGAAGTTAAAGACGACGGTTTTCATTCTCTAACTCCACCTGGATCTCCAAGTCCAGATAAGGCTTCTTTGGCATCTCCTG GTGTGACGTATCATATTCCCCGTAACCATCTTAAAAAGGAGAAGCAAGTTAGTTGTAAAAAACAGTTGAACAAGGCTCTGGAAGATTCAGATTCAGAGAGAAGGGAAGCTGTGAGATACCTTTCAAAGAGTGCGCCCCATGGAAGGAACACGAAACTTCTTGCTGCTGTGCTAGGAAGCCATAGTGATGGTCCTCTGAACAAGAGGAAAAGAATGGTATCTTCCCCATGTAAGAAGACCAGCACCCCTAGTGCACGTCGGAAACCTAACCATGGTTCAATCATGCAGCCCGTGGCAGCTGCAATTTTCAGGTGA
- the LOC132176464 gene encoding ubiquitin carboxyl-terminal hydrolase 20 isoform X2 — protein MEAHLRETLEPDSAPSDFTVSEEMFDGSSSLSPEMPVSEENLGESSTSLHAEALGDPSLVAASNQNGSSPKPQDDRSLVLLASNPTGSSTILPPINQTLSWSSSMPAQTEPVDDYPNFSICSDDEALEVEPFASSPDRFFRNNLLESSSSRRSSSHGSSPWPSCSSSRGTWSSSPSALSFSIGDIKPSMGAGLANLGNTCFINAVLQCFTHTVPLVQVLLSCSHAMPCDRGSEGFCVLCALIDHVERSLASSGGVISPLKLVDNLNHISSFFQRYQQEDAHEFLQCFLDKLERCCLDLNIKDKTLLPQDNNLVERVFGGRLVSKLRCCNCGHSSDTYEPLIDLSLEIEDVDTLPSALESFTKVEKIEDSETKFTCENCKEEVLVEKQFMLDQAPSVAAFHLKRFKTDGSFVEKVDKHVQFPLELDLQPFTTGSQHNNVELKYNLYAIVVHIGFSSTSGHYFCFIRSSPATWHRLDDSKVTSVAEEFVLSQEAYILFYAREGTPWFSSLMEAQKPLFDPNIFNTSPKSVLDNADSVCASYPSVAGIINCDANESRNAAEGNSSMFSCGSRQEGVEVNEARDAAAGSSGYLSCRSKQDELRSNDPKDGTPMDYTSTQLGAHTRCDGSYNDEKLCTTSSLGGNSCQKGIDEVKDDGFHSLTPPGSPSPDKASLASPGVTYHIPRNHLKKEKQVSCKKQLNKALEDSDSERREAVRYLSKSAPHGRNTKLLAAVLGSHSDGPLNKRKRMVSSPCKKTSTPSARRKPNHGSIMQPVAAAIFR, from the exons ATGGAAGCCCATCTCAGAGAAACCCTAGAACCCGACTCTGCTCCTTCAGATTTTACTGTTTCCGAAGAAATGTTTGATGGGTCTTCATCATTGTCTCCTGAAATGCCTGTTTCTGAAGAAAACCTTGGTGAGTCTTCAACATCTTTGCATGCTGAAGCCCTCGGTGATCCTTCTTTGGTTGCTGCATCTAATCAAAATGGGTCTTCTCCAAAACCCCAAGATGATCGATCTTTGGTCCTTTTGGCGTCGAATCCAACTGGGTCGTCAACAATTTTACCTCCTATTAACCAAACCCTAAGTTGGTCTTCTTCTATGCCTGCGCAAACAGAACCCGTTGATGATTATCCCAATTTCTCTATCTGTAGTGATGACGAAGCCCTAGAAGTGGAGCCGTTTGCCTCTTCCCCTGATCGCTTTTTCCGTAACAATTTATTGGAATCTTCGTCATCGCGACGGTCTTCTTCACATGGTTCTTCGCCATGGCCATCTTGCTCTTCCTCCAGAGGCACCTGGTCTTCATCGCCTTCAGCCCTTTCATTCTCTATCGGCGATATCAAGCCATCTATG GGTGCAGGGCTTGCAAATCTAGGCAACACATGCTTTATCAATGCCGTCTTGCAATGCTTTACGCATACTGTGCCACTTGTCCAGGTTCTTCTTTCTTGCAGTCACGCCATGCCCTGTGACC GTGGCAGCGAAGGGTTCTGTGTTCTTTGTGCTCTCATTGACCATGTTGAACGGTCCTTAGCTTCTTCTGGAGGGGTTATTTCACCTTTGAAACTTGTCGATAATTTGAACC ATATATCATCTTTTTTTCAGAGATACCAGCAGGAAGATGCCCATGAATTTTTGCAATGCTTTTTAGATAAACTTGAGAGGTGTTGTTTGGATTTGAATATAAAGGATAAGACTCTGTTACCCCAAGATAATAACCTTGTGGAAAGGGTTTTTGGAGGCCGTCTTGTAAGTAAG CTTCGATGTTGCAATTGTGGACACTCTTCCGACACATATGAGCCTCTGATAGACCTGAGTTTGGAGATTGAAGACGTGGACACTCTTCCAAGTGCTTTGGAGTCTTTTACCAAAGTGGAAAAGATTGAAGATTCAGAGACAAAGTTTACATGTGAGAACTGCAAGGAAGAAGTGTTGGTGGAGAAGCAGTTTATGCTGGACCAGGCTCCTTCAGTTGCTGCATTCCATTTGAAAAGATTCAAAACTGATGGGTCCTTTGTTGAGAAGGTTGACAAGCATGTGCAATTCCCTTTGGAGTTGGATTTGCAGCCCTTCACCACTGGCAGTCAGCACAATAAT GTGGAATTGAAGTATAACCTGTATGCAATTGTTGTGCATATTGGGTTTTCATCTACTTCTGGGCATTACTTCTGCTTCATTCGTTCCTCCCCAGCAACATGGCATAGGTTGGATGACTCGAAG GTCACTAGTGTTGCAGAAGAGTTTGTGCTATCTCAGGAGGCCTACATTCTGTTCTATGCAAGGGAGGGTACACCCTGGTTTTCAAGTTTAATGGAAGCACAAAAGCCATTATTTGATCCAAACATATTCAATACATCTCCTAAGTCAGTTCTGGATAATGCGGATAGTGTCTGTGCTTCATATCCTAGCGTGGCTGGCATTATTAATTGTGATGCCAATGAATCCAGAAATGCTGCTGAGGGAAATTCTTCTATGTTCTCCTGTGGATCAAGACAAGAAGGGGTTGAGGTCAATGAAGCTAGAGATGCTGCTGCTGGGAGTTCTGGATATTTATCATGCAGATCAAAGCAAGATGAACTGAGGTCCAATGACCCTAAAGATGGTACTCCCATGGATTACACTTCAACACAACTTGGGGCTCATACTCGCTGTGATGGATCTTACAATGATGAGAAATTGTGCACTACATCCTCCCTTGGGGGAAATAGCTGCCAAAAGGGCATTGATGAAGTTAAAGACGACGGTTTTCATTCTCTAACTCCACCTGGATCTCCAAGTCCAGATAAGGCTTCTTTGGCATCTCCTG GTGTGACGTATCATATTCCCCGTAACCATCTTAAAAAGGAGAAGCAAGTTAGTTGTAAAAAACAGTTGAACAAGGCTCTGGAAGATTCAGATTCAGAGAGAAGGGAAGCTGTGAGATACCTTTCAAAGAGTGCGCCCCATGGAAGGAACACGAAACTTCTTGCTGCTGTGCTAGGAAGCCATAGTGATGGTCCTCTGAACAAGAGGAAAAGAATGGTATCTTCCCCATGTAAGAAGACCAGCACCCCTAGTGCACGTCGGAAACCTAACCATGGTTCAATCATGCAGCCCGTGGCAGCTGCAATTTTCAGGTGA
- the LOC132176464 gene encoding ubiquitin carboxyl-terminal hydrolase 20 isoform X1 yields the protein MEAHLRETLEPDSAPSDFTVSEEMFDGSSSLSPEMPVSEENLGESSTSLHAEALGDPSLVAASNQNGSSPKPQDDRSLVLLASNPTGSSTILPPINQTLSWSSSMPAQTEPVDDYPNFSICSDDEALEVEPFASSPDRFFRNNLLESSSSRRSSSHGSSPWPSCSSSRGTWSSSPSALSFSIGDIKPSMVGAGLANLGNTCFINAVLQCFTHTVPLVQVLLSCSHAMPCDRGSEGFCVLCALIDHVERSLASSGGVISPLKLVDNLNHISSFFQRYQQEDAHEFLQCFLDKLERCCLDLNIKDKTLLPQDNNLVERVFGGRLVSKLRCCNCGHSSDTYEPLIDLSLEIEDVDTLPSALESFTKVEKIEDSETKFTCENCKEEVLVEKQFMLDQAPSVAAFHLKRFKTDGSFVEKVDKHVQFPLELDLQPFTTGSQHNNVELKYNLYAIVVHIGFSSTSGHYFCFIRSSPATWHRLDDSKVTSVAEEFVLSQEAYILFYAREGTPWFSSLMEAQKPLFDPNIFNTSPKSVLDNADSVCASYPSVAGIINCDANESRNAAEGNSSMFSCGSRQEGVEVNEARDAAAGSSGYLSCRSKQDELRSNDPKDGTPMDYTSTQLGAHTRCDGSYNDEKLCTTSSLGGNSCQKGIDEVKDDGFHSLTPPGSPSPDKASLASPGVTYHIPRNHLKKEKQVSCKKQLNKALEDSDSERREAVRYLSKSAPHGRNTKLLAAVLGSHSDGPLNKRKRMVSSPCKKTSTPSARRKPNHGSIMQPVAAAIFR from the exons ATGGAAGCCCATCTCAGAGAAACCCTAGAACCCGACTCTGCTCCTTCAGATTTTACTGTTTCCGAAGAAATGTTTGATGGGTCTTCATCATTGTCTCCTGAAATGCCTGTTTCTGAAGAAAACCTTGGTGAGTCTTCAACATCTTTGCATGCTGAAGCCCTCGGTGATCCTTCTTTGGTTGCTGCATCTAATCAAAATGGGTCTTCTCCAAAACCCCAAGATGATCGATCTTTGGTCCTTTTGGCGTCGAATCCAACTGGGTCGTCAACAATTTTACCTCCTATTAACCAAACCCTAAGTTGGTCTTCTTCTATGCCTGCGCAAACAGAACCCGTTGATGATTATCCCAATTTCTCTATCTGTAGTGATGACGAAGCCCTAGAAGTGGAGCCGTTTGCCTCTTCCCCTGATCGCTTTTTCCGTAACAATTTATTGGAATCTTCGTCATCGCGACGGTCTTCTTCACATGGTTCTTCGCCATGGCCATCTTGCTCTTCCTCCAGAGGCACCTGGTCTTCATCGCCTTCAGCCCTTTCATTCTCTATCGGCGATATCAAGCCATCTATGGTG GGTGCAGGGCTTGCAAATCTAGGCAACACATGCTTTATCAATGCCGTCTTGCAATGCTTTACGCATACTGTGCCACTTGTCCAGGTTCTTCTTTCTTGCAGTCACGCCATGCCCTGTGACC GTGGCAGCGAAGGGTTCTGTGTTCTTTGTGCTCTCATTGACCATGTTGAACGGTCCTTAGCTTCTTCTGGAGGGGTTATTTCACCTTTGAAACTTGTCGATAATTTGAACC ATATATCATCTTTTTTTCAGAGATACCAGCAGGAAGATGCCCATGAATTTTTGCAATGCTTTTTAGATAAACTTGAGAGGTGTTGTTTGGATTTGAATATAAAGGATAAGACTCTGTTACCCCAAGATAATAACCTTGTGGAAAGGGTTTTTGGAGGCCGTCTTGTAAGTAAG CTTCGATGTTGCAATTGTGGACACTCTTCCGACACATATGAGCCTCTGATAGACCTGAGTTTGGAGATTGAAGACGTGGACACTCTTCCAAGTGCTTTGGAGTCTTTTACCAAAGTGGAAAAGATTGAAGATTCAGAGACAAAGTTTACATGTGAGAACTGCAAGGAAGAAGTGTTGGTGGAGAAGCAGTTTATGCTGGACCAGGCTCCTTCAGTTGCTGCATTCCATTTGAAAAGATTCAAAACTGATGGGTCCTTTGTTGAGAAGGTTGACAAGCATGTGCAATTCCCTTTGGAGTTGGATTTGCAGCCCTTCACCACTGGCAGTCAGCACAATAAT GTGGAATTGAAGTATAACCTGTATGCAATTGTTGTGCATATTGGGTTTTCATCTACTTCTGGGCATTACTTCTGCTTCATTCGTTCCTCCCCAGCAACATGGCATAGGTTGGATGACTCGAAG GTCACTAGTGTTGCAGAAGAGTTTGTGCTATCTCAGGAGGCCTACATTCTGTTCTATGCAAGGGAGGGTACACCCTGGTTTTCAAGTTTAATGGAAGCACAAAAGCCATTATTTGATCCAAACATATTCAATACATCTCCTAAGTCAGTTCTGGATAATGCGGATAGTGTCTGTGCTTCATATCCTAGCGTGGCTGGCATTATTAATTGTGATGCCAATGAATCCAGAAATGCTGCTGAGGGAAATTCTTCTATGTTCTCCTGTGGATCAAGACAAGAAGGGGTTGAGGTCAATGAAGCTAGAGATGCTGCTGCTGGGAGTTCTGGATATTTATCATGCAGATCAAAGCAAGATGAACTGAGGTCCAATGACCCTAAAGATGGTACTCCCATGGATTACACTTCAACACAACTTGGGGCTCATACTCGCTGTGATGGATCTTACAATGATGAGAAATTGTGCACTACATCCTCCCTTGGGGGAAATAGCTGCCAAAAGGGCATTGATGAAGTTAAAGACGACGGTTTTCATTCTCTAACTCCACCTGGATCTCCAAGTCCAGATAAGGCTTCTTTGGCATCTCCTG GTGTGACGTATCATATTCCCCGTAACCATCTTAAAAAGGAGAAGCAAGTTAGTTGTAAAAAACAGTTGAACAAGGCTCTGGAAGATTCAGATTCAGAGAGAAGGGAAGCTGTGAGATACCTTTCAAAGAGTGCGCCCCATGGAAGGAACACGAAACTTCTTGCTGCTGTGCTAGGAAGCCATAGTGATGGTCCTCTGAACAAGAGGAAAAGAATGGTATCTTCCCCATGTAAGAAGACCAGCACCCCTAGTGCACGTCGGAAACCTAACCATGGTTCAATCATGCAGCCCGTGGCAGCTGCAATTTTCAGGTGA
- the LOC132176464 gene encoding ubiquitin carboxyl-terminal hydrolase 21 isoform X3 produces MAILLFLQRHLVFIAFSPFILYRRYQAIYGGCRACKSRQHMLYQCRLAMLYAYCATCPGGSEGFCVLCALIDHVERSLASSGGVISPLKLVDNLNHISSFFQRYQQEDAHEFLQCFLDKLERCCLDLNIKDKTLLPQDNNLVERVFGGRLVSKLRCCNCGHSSDTYEPLIDLSLEIEDVDTLPSALESFTKVEKIEDSETKFTCENCKEEVLVEKQFMLDQAPSVAAFHLKRFKTDGSFVEKVDKHVQFPLELDLQPFTTGSQHNNVELKYNLYAIVVHIGFSSTSGHYFCFIRSSPATWHRLDDSKVTSVAEEFVLSQEAYILFYAREGTPWFSSLMEAQKPLFDPNIFNTSPKSVLDNADSVCASYPSVAGIINCDANESRNAAEGNSSMFSCGSRQEGVEVNEARDAAAGSSGYLSCRSKQDELRSNDPKDGTPMDYTSTQLGAHTRCDGSYNDEKLCTTSSLGGNSCQKGIDEVKDDGFHSLTPPGSPSPDKASLASPGVTYHIPRNHLKKEKQVSCKKQLNKALEDSDSERREAVRYLSKSAPHGRNTKLLAAVLGSHSDGPLNKRKRMVSSPCKKTSTPSARRKPNHGSIMQPVAAAIFR; encoded by the exons ATGGCCATCTTGCTCTTCCTCCAGAGGCACCTGGTCTTCATCGCCTTCAGCCCTTTCATTCTCTATCGGCGATATCAAGCCATCTATGGTG GGTGCAGGGCTTGCAAATCTAGGCAACACATGCTTTATCAATGCCGTCTTGCAATGCTTTACGCATACTGTGCCACTTGTCCAG GTGGCAGCGAAGGGTTCTGTGTTCTTTGTGCTCTCATTGACCATGTTGAACGGTCCTTAGCTTCTTCTGGAGGGGTTATTTCACCTTTGAAACTTGTCGATAATTTGAACC ATATATCATCTTTTTTTCAGAGATACCAGCAGGAAGATGCCCATGAATTTTTGCAATGCTTTTTAGATAAACTTGAGAGGTGTTGTTTGGATTTGAATATAAAGGATAAGACTCTGTTACCCCAAGATAATAACCTTGTGGAAAGGGTTTTTGGAGGCCGTCTTGTAAGTAAG CTTCGATGTTGCAATTGTGGACACTCTTCCGACACATATGAGCCTCTGATAGACCTGAGTTTGGAGATTGAAGACGTGGACACTCTTCCAAGTGCTTTGGAGTCTTTTACCAAAGTGGAAAAGATTGAAGATTCAGAGACAAAGTTTACATGTGAGAACTGCAAGGAAGAAGTGTTGGTGGAGAAGCAGTTTATGCTGGACCAGGCTCCTTCAGTTGCTGCATTCCATTTGAAAAGATTCAAAACTGATGGGTCCTTTGTTGAGAAGGTTGACAAGCATGTGCAATTCCCTTTGGAGTTGGATTTGCAGCCCTTCACCACTGGCAGTCAGCACAATAAT GTGGAATTGAAGTATAACCTGTATGCAATTGTTGTGCATATTGGGTTTTCATCTACTTCTGGGCATTACTTCTGCTTCATTCGTTCCTCCCCAGCAACATGGCATAGGTTGGATGACTCGAAG GTCACTAGTGTTGCAGAAGAGTTTGTGCTATCTCAGGAGGCCTACATTCTGTTCTATGCAAGGGAGGGTACACCCTGGTTTTCAAGTTTAATGGAAGCACAAAAGCCATTATTTGATCCAAACATATTCAATACATCTCCTAAGTCAGTTCTGGATAATGCGGATAGTGTCTGTGCTTCATATCCTAGCGTGGCTGGCATTATTAATTGTGATGCCAATGAATCCAGAAATGCTGCTGAGGGAAATTCTTCTATGTTCTCCTGTGGATCAAGACAAGAAGGGGTTGAGGTCAATGAAGCTAGAGATGCTGCTGCTGGGAGTTCTGGATATTTATCATGCAGATCAAAGCAAGATGAACTGAGGTCCAATGACCCTAAAGATGGTACTCCCATGGATTACACTTCAACACAACTTGGGGCTCATACTCGCTGTGATGGATCTTACAATGATGAGAAATTGTGCACTACATCCTCCCTTGGGGGAAATAGCTGCCAAAAGGGCATTGATGAAGTTAAAGACGACGGTTTTCATTCTCTAACTCCACCTGGATCTCCAAGTCCAGATAAGGCTTCTTTGGCATCTCCTG GTGTGACGTATCATATTCCCCGTAACCATCTTAAAAAGGAGAAGCAAGTTAGTTGTAAAAAACAGTTGAACAAGGCTCTGGAAGATTCAGATTCAGAGAGAAGGGAAGCTGTGAGATACCTTTCAAAGAGTGCGCCCCATGGAAGGAACACGAAACTTCTTGCTGCTGTGCTAGGAAGCCATAGTGATGGTCCTCTGAACAAGAGGAAAAGAATGGTATCTTCCCCATGTAAGAAGACCAGCACCCCTAGTGCACGTCGGAAACCTAACCATGGTTCAATCATGCAGCCCGTGGCAGCTGCAATTTTCAGGTGA
- the LOC132174126 gene encoding receptor-like protein 56: MKICFGNYVILVWVMAISFFPFACGKGCSEEQNKALLEIRNSTNGVAFAGWDGRDCCNQTLEIVCGSIGGGVSVIHLENYLNGDMAPSKTWYPNVTLFTLFDELEELILNKMQIGGGLQPFCELKRLKHLRVLDLWNNGLEDFIPSCLGMIANLEILDLSHNLFHGNVPPLIFSNQSRILRFDVSGNQLEGVLSFSIFANASSLVTLDLSSNYDLQVETESPSWVPTFQLQTLSLEDCNINKKNGHIFPSFILTQYSLLRLDLSVNSIEGSIPCQLLFNTNITYLSLRSNKIDGSFLDCVANQTSSLTVLDISNNYVKGRLPENIGHLLPSLLQVNMSSNALQGKIPWSFGNLSLEIVDLSNNMFSGTIPQSLTRNGSHVAYLNLSNNKLQGEMLPRNSNMTWLETLLLGGNHFEGVISPTISNSPSLEILDVRNNHLSGSIPKWLYDRPRLAIILLGGNRFEGHLLRQMCQMERLRIFDISNNHVSGRIPTCLDNITFWKKMSPTGTFVNGLAHADEMQVEIGASWQIKNAVYNFKGIPLWLITGIDMSSNQLTGSIPSKMGDLSQIRFLNLSNNFLTSPIPISFQNLKNVESLDLSHNNLSGKIPYELVGLTSLSTFSVAYNNLSGRIPFERQFSTFGMQCYDGNPNLCGDPLPRNCSTTNELQPEHNGQSKDKEEGTRIIDSHLFFYAFVAVSYAFGFWVFFGILILNKNWRHNYFRAVDRFIESFFEMLSKYW, encoded by the exons ATGAAGATTTGTTTTGGCAATTATGTCATTTTGGTTTGGGTTATGGCAatctcttttttcccttttgcttGTGGTAAAGGATGCAGCGAAGAACAGAACAAAGCTCTGTTGGAGATCAGAAACTCAACAAATGGTGTAGCCTTTGCAGGGTGGGACGGAAGGGATTGTTGTAATCAAACGCTTGAAATCGTGTGTGGGAGTATTGGCGGGGGGGTTAGCGTTATCCATTTGGAAAACTACTTGAATGGCGACATGGCACCTTCAAAAACATGGTATCCTAATGTAACCTTGTTCACCCTGTTTGATGAATTGGAAGAACTCATTCTTAATAAGATGCAAATTGGAGGAGGCCTTCAAC CTTTTTGCGAATTGAAGCGACTGAAACATTTGAGGGTGTTGGATCTTTGGAATAATGGATTGGAGGACTTTATTCCTTCTTGTCTTGGGATGATTGCAAA TCTCGAAATCCTCGATCTTTCACATAATCTCTTTCATGGCAATGTACCTCCATTAATATTCTCTAACCAAAGCAGGATTTTGAGATTTGATGTTTCGGGCAATCAATTAGAAGGggttttatcattttctatttttgccAATGCTTCAAGTCTCGTAACCCTTGATCTTTCAAGCAACTACGATTTGCAAGTTGAAACCGAATCTCCCTCATGGGTCCCAACCTTTCAACTACAAACTCTGAGCTTGGAGGATTGCAACATCAACAAGAAGAATGGTCACATTTTCCCAAGCTTCATCTTGACCCAATATTCCTTGTTACGGCTAGATTTGTCCGTAAACTCAATAGAGGGAAGCATACCTTGTCAGCTGTTGTTCAACACGAATATCACGTATTTATCCTTGAGAAGCAACAAAATCGATGGTTCTTTTCTTGATTGTGTTGCTAATCAAACTTCGTCACTTACGGTTCTTGACATATCTAATAATTATGTCAAAGGTCGTCTTCCTGAAAATATTGGACATCTTCTTCCAAGCTTACTTCAAGTTAACATGTCCTCAAATGCATTACAAGGCAAAATTCCATGGTCATTTGGTAATCTGTCTTTGGAAATAGTAGATCTTTCTAACAACATGTTCTCCGGAACAATACCACAAAGTTTGACTAGAAATGGAAGCCACGTGGCATATCTAAATCTATCAAACAATAAGTTGCAAGGAGAAATGCTCCCAAGGAACTCCAACATGACATGGCTGGAGACTTTACTACTTGGCGGCAATCATTTTGAAGGAGTCATCTCACCCACGATCTCAAACAGTCCCTCTTTGGAAATATTAGATGTTCGAAACAATCACTTGTCTGGTAGTATTCCAAAGTGGTTGTATGATCGTCCTAGATTGGCCATAATTCTTTTAGGTGGAAATCGCTTTGAAGGTCACCTACTCCGACAAATGTGTCAAATGGAAAGGTTGCGAATTTTCGATATCTCTAATAATCATGTTTCAGGTCGAATTCCCACCTGCCTTGATAACATTACATTCTGGAAGAAGATGTCTCCAACCGGAACATTTGTAAATGGACTTGCACATGCAGATGAAATGCAAGTTGAAATCGGAGCGTCATGGCAAATAAAAAATGCGGTATATAATTTCAAAGGTATACCGCTATGGTTGATTACTGGAATTGACATGTCATCCAACCAATTGACAGGTAGCATTCCTTCTAAAATGGGAGACTTGTCACAGATTCGATTTTTGAACTTGTCAAATAATTTCTTAACAAGTCCCATTCCAATTTCTTTCCAAAACTTGAAAAACGTGGAGAGTTTGGATCTTTCTCACAACAATTTGAGTGGGAAAATCCCTTATGAATTGGTTGGACTCACTTCTCTATCTACATTTAGTGTTGCATATAACAATCTTTCAGGAAGAATCCCATTTGAACGACAATTCTCAACTTTTGGGATGCAATGCTATGATGGTAATCCAAATCTTTGTGGAGACCCTCTACCAAGGAACTGCTCAACCACAAATGAACTTCAACCTGAGCATAACGGTCAAAGTAAGGACAAAGAAGAAGGGACTAGAATAATTGATAGCCATTTATTCTTCTATGCATTTGTTGCTGTCTCTTATGCAtttggattttgggtttttttcgGAATCCTAATCTTGAATAAGAATTGGAGGCATAACTATTTTAGAGCCGTGGATAGATTTATTGAGTCTTTTTTTGAAATGCTTTCCAAGTATTGGTGA